The genomic region TTCGAACGCAAGGACTGGATCCGCACCGGCGGCCTGCTCGGGGTGATCGCGGGGATGCACATCGTCGCCTTCGGCGTCCTGGTGATGATGGTGGCGCCGCACCACTACACCGTCGGGACCCAGGTCTTCGGTGTCGGCCTGGGGGTCACCACCTACACCCTGGGGATGCGGCACGCCTTCGACGCCGACCACATCGCCGCGATCGACAACACCACCCGCAAGCTGATGGCCGAGGGCAAGCGCCCGGTCTCGGTCGGCTTCTGGTTCGCCCTCGGCCACTCCTCGATGGTGGTCATCATGGCCGCCCTGGTCGGCGGCGGGGCACAGCTGGCGACCAGTCTGATGGACGACAACTCCCGCACCCACAAGGTGCTCTCGGTGGCCGGTACCACGGTCTCCGGCAGCTTCCTGTACCTGATCGCGGCGCTCAACCTGGTTGCGCTGGCCGGCATCTACCGGGTCTTCAGAGCGATGCGGGCCGGGCAGTTCGACGAGCACGAGCTGGAGAAGCACCTGGACAACCGGGGCTTCATGAACCGGATCCTGGGTCGGCTGACCAAGTCGATCAGCCGGCCGGGCCAGATGTTCCCGATCGGGATGCTCTTCGGCCTCGGCTTCGACACCGCCACCGAGGTCACCCTGATGGTGATGGCCGGCTCCGGCGCGGCCTCCGGGCTGCCCTGGTACGCGATCCTCTGCATGCCGCTGCTGTTCGCCTGCGGGATGAGCCTGTTCGACACGCTGGACGGCACCTTCATGAACTTCGCCTACCAGTGGGCGTTCGCGAACCCCGTCCGCAAGGTCTTCTACAACCTGACCATCACCGGGCTGTCCATCGCGGTGGCCTTCTTCATCGGCACCATCGAGCTGGTCACCGTGCTGCACGACCAGTTGGACCTGGGCGACCCGGTCACCGACTGGATCTCCTCGATCAGCCTGAACAGCGCCGGCTACATCATCACCGGGCTCTTCATCGGAGTCTGGGCCTGCGCACTCGGCTACTGGCGCTTCGCCAAGGTCGAACAGCGCTGGTCCGTCCGCTAGTCGGCACGAACCAGTTGACCCGAAGGGGGGCGTCCGGTGGTCCGGGCGCCCCCCTTCGGTGTGTCACCAGTCGCGGGTCACCGGTCC from Kitasatospora azatica KCTC 9699 harbors:
- the nicT gene encoding Nickel transporter NicT; translation: MPRTTAVPIAAKPITRFERKDWIRTGGLLGVIAGMHIVAFGVLVMMVAPHHYTVGTQVFGVGLGVTTYTLGMRHAFDADHIAAIDNTTRKLMAEGKRPVSVGFWFALGHSSMVVIMAALVGGGAQLATSLMDDNSRTHKVLSVAGTTVSGSFLYLIAALNLVALAGIYRVFRAMRAGQFDEHELEKHLDNRGFMNRILGRLTKSISRPGQMFPIGMLFGLGFDTATEVTLMVMAGSGAASGLPWYAILCMPLLFACGMSLFDTLDGTFMNFAYQWAFANPVRKVFYNLTITGLSIAVAFFIGTIELVTVLHDQLDLGDPVTDWISSISLNSAGYIITGLFIGVWACALGYWRFAKVEQRWSVR